A single Natrinema pellirubrum DSM 15624 DNA region contains:
- a CDS encoding dihydrolipoyl dehydrogenase → MEAYDIVVLGGGSGSQVATAAAERGLEAAVVEPGPLGGACITRGCVPSKALIHRADVVEAVRGAEAFGIDAGVHGVDYDGITDAIHDTVYAKADNQTSSMREAANVTLCRGEGRFVDDRTIAVDPDDGSGTAEITGETVVIAVGGRPMVPPIDGLEGVGYLTSDDALFLDERPDELVIVGGGYIGAELGYFFGALGADISLVGRSERLVPREDEAVSTAVTESLADYCDVYTGYEAAEVEPADERQSGEGIVVTAEPSDDGNDGGETVELAADDLLLATGRRPNTDTLALEETGVETDDKGYVETDNRLETAVDGIWVLGDVIGQQPYKHAADYEAQVVMRNVLDDASRTVDYEAMPHAIFTEPRVASVGQTEGDLADAGREYEVATVPYDAAPLGLILEAGDGFVKALAGPDGEILGCHIVGPQAATLLHEVVVAMDGGGTVDDVAGPVHVHPALNEVVYAAFDELSSRAYSTAPDWRDVGDG, encoded by the coding sequence ATGGAAGCGTACGACATCGTCGTGCTGGGCGGCGGCTCGGGCAGTCAGGTCGCGACCGCGGCGGCCGAGCGGGGCCTCGAGGCCGCGGTCGTTGAACCCGGCCCGCTGGGCGGCGCGTGTATCACCCGGGGCTGTGTCCCCTCGAAGGCGCTCATCCACCGCGCGGACGTAGTCGAGGCGGTCCGCGGAGCCGAGGCGTTCGGTATCGATGCGGGGGTACACGGCGTCGACTACGACGGCATTACGGACGCGATTCACGACACCGTCTACGCGAAGGCGGACAACCAGACCTCGAGCATGCGGGAGGCGGCGAACGTGACGCTCTGCCGTGGCGAGGGACGGTTCGTCGACGACCGGACGATAGCGGTCGACCCCGACGACGGAAGTGGAACCGCGGAGATAACGGGCGAGACGGTCGTTATCGCCGTCGGCGGCCGACCGATGGTCCCGCCGATCGACGGCCTCGAGGGCGTCGGCTATCTCACCAGCGACGACGCGCTGTTCCTCGACGAGCGGCCGGACGAACTCGTGATCGTCGGCGGCGGCTACATCGGGGCCGAACTGGGCTACTTCTTCGGCGCGCTCGGAGCCGACATCTCGCTCGTCGGCCGGAGCGAGCGGCTGGTGCCCCGCGAGGACGAGGCCGTCAGCACGGCCGTGACCGAGTCGCTCGCGGACTACTGCGACGTCTACACCGGCTACGAGGCGGCCGAAGTGGAGCCGGCCGACGAGAGGCAAAGCGGGGAGGGAATCGTCGTTACCGCGGAGCCGAGCGACGACGGGAACGACGGCGGCGAGACGGTCGAACTCGCCGCCGACGACCTCCTGCTCGCGACCGGTCGCCGACCCAACACCGATACGCTCGCTCTCGAGGAGACGGGCGTCGAGACCGACGACAAGGGGTACGTCGAGACCGACAACCGCCTCGAGACGGCCGTCGACGGCATCTGGGTGCTGGGCGACGTGATCGGCCAGCAGCCGTACAAGCACGCGGCCGATTACGAGGCGCAAGTCGTCATGCGGAACGTCCTCGACGACGCGAGCCGGACGGTCGACTACGAGGCGATGCCCCACGCGATCTTCACGGAGCCGCGAGTCGCGAGCGTGGGGCAGACAGAGGGCGACCTCGCGGACGCCGGCCGGGAGTACGAGGTCGCGACGGTTCCCTACGACGCCGCGCCGCTGGGACTGATCCTCGAGGCCGGCGACGGGTTCGTGAAGGCCCTCGCCGGACCGGACGGCGAAATTTTGGGTTGTCACATCGTCGGGCCACAGGCCGCAACGTTGCTGCACGAGGTCGTCGTCGCGATGGACGGCGGCGGCACCGTCGACGACGTCGCCGGGCCGGTCCACGTCCACCCCGCGCTGAACGAAGTCGTCTACGCGGCGTTCGACGAACTCTCATCGCGGGCGTACTCCACGGCCCCGGACTGGCGGGACGTCGGCGACGGGTAA
- a CDS encoding helix-turn-helix domain-containing protein, which produces MTSIAEFTLAPADFPLGRVFEDRPEVTLDLDRVVPSGDTVMPYFWVQDPDEELAAILNIFEGLPELRSAVLMEDLGDRGLYRAEWKPEYMGIMRAIAETGVTVVSATGTRTGWVFELRAGSVDRFSAFQQYCADHDIEVTLTRLNRLSEMTAGAEYGLTPEQREALLLAYNQGYYSDTRETDQATLASQLGISRQAFSSRLRRGYRNLIEGTIVGDPQSSDQPYK; this is translated from the coding sequence ATGACTTCGATCGCCGAGTTCACCCTCGCGCCGGCGGACTTTCCACTCGGGCGAGTCTTCGAGGACAGACCCGAGGTGACGCTGGATCTCGACCGCGTCGTCCCAAGCGGTGACACGGTCATGCCGTACTTCTGGGTGCAAGATCCCGACGAGGAACTGGCGGCAATCTTGAATATCTTCGAGGGGTTGCCGGAGCTGCGATCGGCGGTTCTCATGGAGGACCTGGGTGACCGGGGCCTCTATCGCGCCGAGTGGAAGCCGGAGTACATGGGGATCATGCGAGCGATCGCGGAAACCGGCGTCACGGTCGTCTCGGCGACCGGGACCAGAACGGGCTGGGTGTTCGAACTCCGTGCGGGGTCCGTCGATCGGTTCTCGGCGTTCCAGCAGTACTGTGCGGACCACGACATCGAAGTGACGCTCACACGGCTCAATCGCCTCTCGGAGATGACGGCCGGTGCCGAGTACGGCCTCACGCCGGAACAGCGCGAAGCGCTGTTGCTAGCCTACAATCAGGGGTACTACAGCGATACGCGTGAGACCGATCAGGCGACGCTCGCCTCCCAGCTCGGCATCTCGAGACAGGCGTTCTCGTCCCGACTCAGGCGGGGGTATCGGAACCTCATCGAGGGAACGATCGTCGGGGACCCACAGAGCAGCGACCAGCCGTATAAATAG
- a CDS encoding sulfurtransferase, giving the protein MDESVVVSPDWLASRLDDPAVRVVDVRDAWEFDGIGHVPGAVSIPFDSYRDESDVDRGTLPGADAFATLLGDAGISPDDTIVAYDDTHGVFAARFVLTALEYGHDDVRLLDGDYSAWNQTYETTSDTPEIDPVDYEADPLEPDESPLVGYDAVEAALERDAVFVDTREREEFEEARLPGAVRFDWRDVIDDETRRLKPEDELEALLADRGITPDREIVLYCNTARRISHTYVVLTALGYEDVMFYEGSLTEWLANDGETESGPVSTE; this is encoded by the coding sequence ATGGACGAATCCGTCGTCGTCTCCCCCGACTGGCTCGCATCGCGTCTCGACGATCCCGCCGTCCGCGTCGTCGACGTCAGGGACGCCTGGGAGTTCGATGGGATCGGACACGTTCCGGGCGCGGTCAGTATCCCGTTCGACAGCTACCGCGACGAGAGCGACGTCGACCGCGGTACCCTACCCGGTGCGGACGCCTTCGCGACCCTGCTCGGCGACGCCGGGATCTCGCCCGACGATACCATCGTCGCCTACGACGATACCCACGGCGTTTTCGCGGCCCGCTTTGTCCTCACCGCCCTCGAGTACGGCCACGACGACGTCCGCCTGCTCGACGGCGACTACAGCGCCTGGAACCAGACCTACGAGACGACGAGCGACACCCCCGAGATCGACCCGGTCGATTACGAGGCCGACCCGCTCGAGCCCGACGAGAGCCCGCTGGTCGGCTACGACGCCGTCGAAGCGGCCCTCGAGCGCGACGCCGTTTTCGTCGACACCCGCGAGCGCGAGGAGTTCGAGGAGGCCCGCTTGCCGGGTGCCGTGCGGTTCGACTGGCGCGACGTCATCGACGACGAGACGCGTCGACTGAAGCCCGAAGACGAACTCGAGGCACTCCTCGCCGACCGCGGGATCACCCCGGACCGCGAAATCGTCCTCTACTGTAACACGGCCCGGCGGATCAGTCACACCTACGTCGTCCTCACAGCGTTGGGCTACGAGGACGTCATGTTCTACGAAGGAAGCCTCACGGAGTGGCTGGCCAACGACGGCGAGACCGAGAGCGGACCGGTTTCGACCGAGTGA
- a CDS encoding type II toxin-antitoxin system HicB family antitoxin: MSSDADADPDDYEALAGDDVTMRQNEHGLHIADHEATGVSSQGQTPEAALANLAAAVESHREAESDETGDDWL; encoded by the coding sequence ATGAGTTCCGATGCGGACGCCGATCCCGACGACTACGAGGCCCTCGCGGGCGATGACGTCACCATGCGACAGAACGAACACGGCCTGCACATCGCGGACCACGAGGCGACCGGCGTCTCGAGCCAGGGCCAGACTCCCGAGGCGGCGCTGGCGAACCTCGCGGCGGCCGTCGAGTCCCACCGCGAGGCCGAGTCAGACGAGACCGGCGACGACTGGCTCTGA
- a CDS encoding NAD(P)/FAD-dependent oxidoreductase: protein MSDEATADASVIVVGGGPAGLSAALFTAKNGLETTVFDTDGTWMHKAHLFNYLGIGSVGGSEFMATARQQVDDFGAERRQGEEVTAVSESGDGFAVETDDGEYEADFVVLATGANRDIAEDLGVDFAEDGTVDVGVEMETSLEGVYATGAMVRAEEWQAAIAVGDGAAAGLNILSAVKGEHYHDFDVPADAERLFGEQLAE from the coding sequence ATGAGCGACGAAGCGACTGCAGACGCGTCAGTGATCGTAGTCGGCGGCGGCCCCGCCGGACTGAGTGCGGCGCTGTTCACCGCGAAGAACGGCCTCGAGACGACAGTGTTCGACACCGACGGGACCTGGATGCACAAGGCCCACCTGTTCAACTACCTGGGCATCGGCTCGGTCGGCGGCAGCGAGTTCATGGCGACGGCCCGCCAGCAGGTCGACGACTTCGGCGCCGAGCGCCGACAGGGCGAGGAAGTGACTGCCGTAAGCGAGTCCGGTGACGGCTTCGCCGTCGAAACAGATGACGGCGAGTACGAGGCGGACTTCGTCGTCCTCGCGACCGGCGCGAACCGCGACATCGCCGAGGACCTCGGCGTCGACTTCGCCGAGGACGGCACCGTCGACGTCGGCGTCGAGATGGAGACCAGCCTCGAGGGCGTCTACGCGACCGGCGCGATGGTCCGTGCCGAGGAGTGGCAGGCGGCAATCGCCGTCGGCGACGGCGCCGCCGCGGGACTGAACATCCTCTCGGCGGTCAAGGGTGAACACTACCACGACTTCGACGTCCCCGCCGACGCCGAGCGCCTCTTCGGCGAACAGCTCGCGGAGTAA
- a CDS encoding RNA-binding domain-containing protein, which yields MSEIYRVDVEITAPIYDTEVTGRVVDAVANIFPNADVEEEFGEVRGEAHALDHFSDLLHQQEILDTARGEFFANRDGETFTFALKKQAAFEGHANFSVGDSDELGEISVRVRVEAPSLEEYVDHIAPPTEDGRPVDA from the coding sequence ATGAGCGAAATCTACCGCGTCGACGTCGAGATCACGGCACCGATCTACGACACCGAAGTCACGGGCCGAGTGGTCGACGCCGTGGCGAATATCTTCCCCAACGCCGACGTAGAGGAGGAGTTCGGCGAAGTACGCGGCGAAGCCCACGCCCTCGATCACTTCTCGGACCTGCTCCACCAGCAGGAGATCCTCGATACCGCCCGCGGCGAGTTCTTCGCCAACCGCGACGGCGAGACGTTCACCTTCGCACTGAAAAAGCAGGCGGCCTTCGAGGGCCACGCCAACTTCTCGGTCGGCGACTCCGACGAACTCGGCGAGATCAGCGTCCGCGTGCGGGTCGAAGCGCCCAGCCTCGAGGAGTACGTCGACCATATCGCGCCGCCGACCGAAGACGGGCGGCCGGTCGACGCCTAG
- a CDS encoding AAA family ATPase: MHVIGTVGLPGSGKGEAATVAREDGIPVVTMGDVVRQETADRGLDPAKDHGTVAQALREENGPTAIAERSLPMIEDRLENHNTVLVDGIRSDVEVDVFEERFGDAFTLVSIEAPFETRAERIDERGRDAGEADGGESLAARDERERGFGMDDAMDRADVVVENTDSLVAFHESIRSVIRTDDGKPAEAEADP; this comes from the coding sequence ATGCACGTCATCGGAACGGTGGGACTCCCCGGCAGCGGCAAGGGCGAGGCGGCCACCGTCGCACGCGAGGACGGGATTCCCGTAGTGACGATGGGCGACGTCGTCCGCCAGGAGACGGCCGACCGCGGGCTCGACCCCGCGAAGGACCACGGCACGGTCGCGCAGGCGCTACGCGAGGAGAACGGCCCGACGGCCATCGCCGAGCGGTCGCTCCCGATGATCGAGGACCGCCTCGAGAACCACAACACCGTCCTCGTGGACGGGATCCGCTCGGACGTCGAGGTCGACGTCTTCGAGGAGCGGTTCGGCGACGCGTTCACGCTGGTCAGTATCGAGGCCCCCTTCGAGACTCGGGCCGAGCGGATCGACGAGCGCGGCCGGGACGCCGGCGAGGCCGACGGCGGCGAGAGCCTCGCGGCGCGTGACGAACGCGAACGTGGCTTCGGGATGGACGACGCGATGGACCGGGCCGACGTCGTCGTCGAGAACACCGACTCGCTGGTGGCCTTTCACGAGTCGATCCGGTCGGTGATCCGAACCGACGACGGGAAACCCGCCGAGGCCGAAGCCGACCCATGA
- a CDS encoding DUF7342 family protein yields the protein MSDFDPVPNSDAVNDVRQRWRETTDTFGRVYETALGVTEPTPYPEIASTADCSPNAAKKHLDRLAEMGIVRADTDAQPARYERDDGYLEWQEASRIARELTVEEIIDRVRQLEARHEAFVDQFGADDPSAVSLLERDDHEEIHELMERLSDWEAVERDIRLYELARRLAQNDGHLIPA from the coding sequence ATGAGCGACTTCGATCCGGTACCGAATTCCGACGCCGTCAACGACGTCCGTCAGCGGTGGCGCGAGACGACCGATACGTTTGGTCGGGTCTACGAGACCGCCCTCGGGGTCACGGAGCCGACGCCGTATCCCGAGATCGCGTCGACCGCGGACTGCTCGCCTAACGCGGCGAAGAAACACCTCGACCGGCTCGCAGAGATGGGAATCGTCCGGGCCGACACCGACGCCCAACCGGCCCGGTACGAGCGCGACGACGGCTATCTCGAGTGGCAGGAGGCCAGCCGGATCGCGAGGGAGCTGACCGTCGAGGAGATCATCGACCGCGTTCGCCAGTTGGAAGCCCGCCACGAGGCGTTCGTCGATCAGTTCGGAGCCGACGATCCGTCCGCAGTGTCGCTGCTCGAGCGCGACGATCACGAGGAAATCCACGAACTGATGGAACGGCTCAGTGACTGGGAGGCCGTCGAACGGGACATCCGCCTCTACGAACTCGCGCGACGGCTAGCCCAAAACGACGGGCATCTCATTCCCGCATAG
- a CDS encoding YIP1 family protein — MTGRLRRLLLEPAGFFAAESPSLSRSGGVLLAVGMVSLGIVPPVVSLLRSPVIPDDVVLDAFPSLRYVTTGWEVSVPGIVGLLVAALLAMPVLACLLFAALFYLLSWPVASERGFGRTAGLVAWGFVPQLFANVPAVAVLLVAFPSTPTEVWALGMTVPARIYAIPPAFDPLFASVTAVGVICPLWSGYLWAHAVAAARGLSLRQGIAVIAVPTILVLGPI; from the coding sequence ATGACTGGTCGCTTGCGACGACTCCTCCTCGAGCCCGCGGGGTTTTTCGCCGCCGAGTCGCCCTCGCTGTCGCGGTCTGGCGGCGTGTTGCTGGCCGTCGGGATGGTCTCGCTGGGAATCGTCCCGCCGGTCGTCTCGCTGTTGCGGTCGCCAGTGATCCCCGACGACGTGGTCCTCGATGCGTTTCCGTCGTTGCGATACGTTACGACCGGTTGGGAGGTGTCCGTTCCCGGTATCGTCGGCCTTCTGGTTGCGGCCCTACTGGCGATGCCGGTACTCGCCTGTCTCCTGTTCGCGGCGTTGTTTTATTTGCTTTCGTGGCCGGTCGCGAGCGAACGGGGGTTCGGCCGGACCGCCGGACTCGTCGCCTGGGGGTTCGTTCCGCAACTGTTCGCGAACGTCCCGGCGGTCGCCGTCCTCCTCGTCGCGTTCCCGTCGACGCCGACCGAGGTCTGGGCCCTCGGCATGACGGTTCCCGCCCGGATTTACGCGATCCCGCCCGCGTTCGATCCGCTGTTCGCCTCGGTGACCGCCGTCGGCGTGATCTGTCCGCTCTGGTCGGGCTACCTGTGGGCCCACGCCGTCGCGGCCGCTCGCGGACTGTCGCTCCGGCAGGGAATCGCCGTCATCGCCGTCCCGACGATCCTCGTTCTCGGCCCGATCTAG
- a CDS encoding glutamate-cysteine ligase family protein produces MKTSLEVEYWVVDTDGDLVAPETLLDVSPGVDPEFVEPMLEIKTTPCESMAELREELLGRIERVADAARRRDKRLVPLATPLSASPAEIPYRETAATDLQRRIVGPTFDDARVCAGTHLHIEQSSVADQLNALTAIDPAFALVTSASHYRGERLHQCARPYLYRRSCYEPCPEQGQLRPYVDSVAEWERRLEADYETFRERALERGVDPARFDDAFDPYEAAWNPVRLRKAMPTVEWRSPDAALPSQVLRLASEVRSVVARADANGTVVDDGSGSWTASDAIVDSNAADGPLRLPAFDTVESITDAAIRDGLEGTGVHQYLRGLGFTPADYDPLADRMPDGRLTDREARRLRLRAADRLEADLERRRVRAP; encoded by the coding sequence ATGAAAACCAGCCTCGAGGTAGAGTACTGGGTCGTCGATACGGACGGCGACCTCGTCGCGCCCGAGACGCTGCTCGACGTTTCGCCGGGAGTCGATCCCGAGTTCGTCGAGCCGATGCTCGAGATCAAAACGACGCCCTGCGAATCGATGGCCGAACTCCGCGAGGAGTTGCTCGGTCGGATCGAACGGGTCGCCGACGCGGCACGCCGACGGGACAAACGGCTCGTCCCGCTGGCGACGCCGCTGTCGGCCTCGCCCGCCGAGATCCCGTACCGCGAGACGGCGGCTACCGACCTCCAGCGGCGGATCGTCGGCCCGACGTTCGACGACGCCCGGGTCTGTGCCGGGACACACCTCCACATCGAGCAGTCCAGCGTCGCCGACCAGCTCAACGCCCTGACCGCGATCGATCCGGCCTTCGCGCTGGTGACCAGCGCCTCGCACTACCGCGGCGAGCGGCTCCACCAGTGTGCCCGGCCGTACCTCTACCGGCGCTCGTGTTACGAGCCCTGTCCCGAACAGGGCCAGCTGCGACCCTACGTCGACAGCGTCGCCGAGTGGGAACGGCGGCTCGAGGCCGACTACGAGACGTTCCGGGAGCGCGCGCTCGAGCGTGGCGTCGATCCGGCCCGGTTCGACGACGCGTTCGATCCCTATGAGGCGGCCTGGAACCCGGTTCGCCTTCGCAAAGCGATGCCAACCGTCGAATGGCGCTCGCCGGACGCGGCCCTGCCGAGTCAGGTGCTACGCCTCGCAAGCGAGGTCCGGTCGGTCGTCGCCCGCGCCGACGCGAACGGCACGGTCGTCGACGACGGATCCGGATCGTGGACGGCATCCGACGCAATCGTCGACTCGAACGCGGCCGACGGGCCCCTCCGGCTCCCCGCGTTCGATACCGTTGAATCGATCACCGACGCGGCCATCCGCGACGGCCTCGAGGGCACGGGCGTCCATCAATACCTGCGCGGGCTCGGCTTCACACCCGCCGACTACGACCCGCTCGCCGACCGCATGCCGGACGGCCGGCTCACCGATCGGGAGGCGCGGCGACTGCGGCTTCGGGCCGCCGACCGGCTCGAGGCCGACCTCGAGCGCCGCCGGGTTCGAGCGCCCTAG
- a CDS encoding signal recognition particle protein Srp54 has protein sequence MVLDDLGSSLRGTLDKLRGKSRLSEEDIEEIVKEIQRSLLSADVDVSLVMELSDSIKERALEEEPPAGTPARDFVLRIVYEELVDLIGDSTELPLEEQTILLAGLQGSGKTTSAAKMAWWFSTKGLRPAVIQTDTFRPGAYDQAEEMAERAEVEFYGNPDSEDPVEIARKGLEETSEADVHIVDTAGRHALEDDLIDEIEQIEGVVEPDTSLLVLDAAIGQGAKEQAQQFDESIGIDGVVITKLDGTAKGGGALTAVDQTDSSIAFLGTGEEVQDIERFEPDGFISRLLGMGDLSQLAERVERAMEQTEMEEDDWDPEDMLQGQFTLNDMQKQMEAMNNMGPLDQVMDMIPGLGGGIKDQLPDDAMDVTQERMRTFSVIMDSMTDAEKEYPKAIGASQIQRIARGSGTSEEQVRELLQQYKMMEKTIKQFQGMGSEKEMQRMMQQMQQGGGGGGGMGGMGPFG, from the coding sequence ATGGTACTCGACGATCTCGGGAGTTCTCTGCGGGGCACCCTCGACAAGCTCCGCGGGAAGTCGCGACTCAGCGAGGAAGACATCGAGGAGATCGTCAAGGAGATCCAGCGCTCGCTGCTCTCCGCCGACGTCGACGTCTCGCTCGTGATGGAGCTGTCGGACAGCATCAAGGAACGTGCCTTAGAGGAAGAACCCCCAGCCGGCACCCCCGCGCGGGACTTCGTCCTCCGGATCGTCTACGAGGAACTGGTCGATCTCATCGGCGACTCGACCGAACTGCCCCTCGAGGAACAGACGATCCTGCTGGCCGGGCTGCAGGGGTCCGGGAAGACGACCTCCGCGGCGAAGATGGCCTGGTGGTTCTCCACGAAGGGGCTGCGCCCGGCGGTCATCCAGACCGACACCTTCCGGCCCGGCGCGTACGACCAGGCCGAGGAGATGGCCGAGCGCGCCGAGGTCGAGTTCTACGGCAATCCTGACAGCGAAGACCCCGTCGAAATCGCCCGCAAGGGCCTCGAGGAGACGAGCGAGGCCGACGTTCACATCGTGGACACGGCCGGTCGCCACGCGCTCGAGGACGACCTGATCGACGAGATCGAGCAGATCGAGGGCGTCGTCGAACCCGACACCTCCCTGCTCGTCCTCGACGCCGCGATCGGGCAGGGGGCCAAAGAGCAGGCCCAGCAGTTCGACGAGTCGATCGGGATCGATGGCGTCGTCATCACGAAACTCGACGGGACTGCGAAGGGTGGCGGCGCGCTGACCGCCGTCGACCAGACCGACTCCTCGATCGCCTTCCTCGGGACCGGCGAGGAGGTCCAGGACATCGAGCGCTTCGAGCCCGACGGCTTCATCTCGCGGCTGCTCGGGATGGGAGATCTCAGTCAGCTCGCCGAGCGCGTCGAGCGTGCGATGGAGCAGACCGAGATGGAGGAAGACGACTGGGACCCCGAGGACATGCTCCAGGGCCAGTTCACCCTCAACGACATGCAAAAGCAGATGGAGGCGATGAACAACATGGGGCCGCTCGATCAGGTCATGGACATGATCCCCGGGCTCGGCGGCGGGATCAAGGACCAGCTCCCCGACGACGCGATGGACGTCACCCAGGAGCGGATGCGGACCTTCAGCGTCATCATGGACTCGATGACCGACGCCGAAAAGGAGTACCCGAAGGCCATCGGCGCGAGCCAGATCCAGCGCATCGCCCGCGGCTCGGGTACCAGCGAGGAACAGGTCCGAGAGCTGCTCCAGCAGTACAAGATGATGGAGAAGACGATCAAGCAGTTCCAGGGCATGGGCTCGGAGAAGGAGATGCAGCGCATGATGCAACAGATGCAACAGGGCGGCGGTGGCGGAGGCGGCATGGGCGGCATGGGGCCGTTCGGGTAA
- a CDS encoding HalOD1 output domain-containing protein produces METSDQRRGETATVYELADDESISTGVVTAVATAADAEMVPTGGTAGGTTALDPLYTAVDPDALDALFGSDGFGTAGTPDRVTFTYHGYEITITGDRRIGLERLERAAGEPAE; encoded by the coding sequence ATGGAAACGAGCGACCAGCGGCGGGGGGAAACGGCCACGGTGTACGAGCTTGCGGACGACGAGTCGATCAGTACGGGAGTCGTGACGGCGGTTGCGACTGCCGCGGACGCCGAGATGGTTCCGACCGGCGGTACCGCCGGTGGAACGACGGCGCTCGACCCGCTGTACACTGCCGTCGACCCGGACGCACTCGACGCACTGTTCGGAAGCGACGGCTTCGGAACGGCCGGAACGCCCGACCGAGTGACGTTTACCTACCACGGGTACGAGATCACGATCACTGGCGACCGACGGATCGGCCTCGAGCGACTCGAGCGAGCGGCCGGCGAACCGGCCGAGTAA
- a CDS encoding IS5-like element ISNpe16 family transposase has product MSPATLQDNPTVETFFNAVETETLALFEHLSFEFLEEFDVFAPAETGRTRDHEPPEMMRGFLHCYYKDIYGIRPVARELNNTVVWLSCGFDRPPSRDAVDRFLTDLEHVIDEIFDHLVEQAALRGLLDLTYSIDSTDVRTMPADQDASKCYDPTAEEYYYGYGCTIVSTGSKIPIAAEFTESKQAPEETAMRVTRDALAVDTPIWMLGDSAYDTLDWHDYLLTAGVVPIAPYNARNTDDPLDIEYRVEDRIKEHSKDVKLKQSTLDETYNCRTGVERTNDAVKDCGLGHVHARGRVHARAQVFLSLCLRLVIAITNYERGDNPGSTIITV; this is encoded by the coding sequence ATGAGCCCAGCGACCCTGCAAGATAATCCTACGGTAGAGACGTTCTTCAATGCCGTGGAGACGGAGACGCTAGCGCTGTTCGAGCATCTCTCCTTCGAGTTTCTCGAAGAATTCGACGTGTTCGCCCCGGCGGAGACGGGGCGAACACGAGACCACGAACCACCCGAGATGATGCGTGGGTTTCTGCACTGCTACTACAAGGATATCTACGGCATTCGTCCGGTTGCGCGAGAACTGAACAACACAGTCGTCTGGCTCAGCTGTGGCTTCGATCGACCGCCGTCGAGAGACGCGGTCGATCGTTTCCTCACCGATCTCGAACACGTCATCGACGAGATTTTCGACCACCTCGTCGAGCAGGCCGCCTTGCGGGGCCTGCTCGACTTGACCTACTCGATTGATTCGACAGACGTGAGAACGATGCCAGCCGATCAAGACGCGTCGAAATGCTACGATCCAACGGCTGAAGAGTACTACTACGGCTACGGCTGCACGATCGTTTCGACTGGTTCAAAGATCCCGATTGCAGCGGAATTCACCGAGAGCAAACAAGCGCCAGAAGAGACGGCGATGCGCGTCACGCGTGACGCGCTCGCCGTCGACACTCCGATCTGGATGCTTGGAGACAGCGCCTATGACACACTCGATTGGCACGACTACCTGCTGACCGCAGGAGTCGTGCCAATCGCCCCGTACAACGCACGCAACACCGACGATCCACTGGACATAGAGTACAGGGTCGAAGACCGTATCAAAGAACACAGCAAGGACGTGAAGTTGAAGCAATCGACGTTAGATGAGACGTACAACTGCCGGACAGGCGTCGAACGAACTAACGACGCAGTCAAGGACTGCGGCCTCGGGCACGTCCACGCCCGAGGCCGCGTCCATGCACGAGCACAAGTGTTCCTGTCGTTGTGTCTGCGTCTCGTTATTGCGATCACCAACTACGAACGAGGAGATAATCCGGGAAGCACGATCATCACGGTGTGA